The stretch of DNA GGGGAGGCGTGGCCCGCTGATGAAGATATCGAAAAGCAAAATTTTCACAAGATGACTTTGCGTATTTATTTCTTAAACACGACCGAACGACATGGCGGTGCAAAAAAGAACGAAACCTACCAGGTGGCGACGCGCAGACCGGCGCGCAACTGGTGCGATTTGATGTCTTTGTCGCTCAGCGTTACGCCACCGCCGCTGGCAACATTACCGCCATTAATGACGCCATAACGATAGCCAAGGTCAAGTTTGACATTTTCAGTCAGATCGACTGCAATGCCCGCCATCAACGCCCATGCGAAACGGTAATCGTCATCCGACTTGATGTCGCCATAGCTGCTGTCAATTGAGTAGCGGACATTGGCGACACCCAACCCGGCACCAAGATACGGCGTAACGCCGGCCAGATTGCCGATATCGACATAAGCGTTGGCCATAACGTCCCAACTGCGCAGCTTGGCCGGGAAACCATTAACATCCTGACGCGAATAGCCCGCCGTTACGTCTGCACGCAGATAATCGTTGAAGTGATAACCGACACCGATCGACGGAGCCAGACCCTTGTCCAGATCGAAGCTGCGCGCAACGCGATTATCGGCAGTATCAACCGCTTTGATCCCGCCTTTCGTCGAAATATCATAGCCAAGGTCACCGCGCAGGTACCATCCGCTGATTGCCTTGGGCGCCATCACGACCTCGGGCACCGAAGCCTCGTCGAGTAGATCAGAAGCGAGTGCCTGCTGCGACATGGCAACAATCGATGCCACGACACCGGCAAAGGCAATTTTCATAATTCCGTTCATTACTCGTCCCGTTCCGTAGCGCAATTTCGTCGGCTTTCGGGCGAGCCTATGTTGAAGAAGTTAAATATAAATTAACCATGTTTTTTAACCCATGGAATGAAGCATATCGTATCTACAAACGAAAACAGCGCGGGGAAAACCGCGCTGTTTTTTATTCTATC from Brucella sp. BE17 encodes:
- a CDS encoding outer membrane protein, translating into MNGIMKIAFAGVVASIVAMSQQALASDLLDEASVPEVVMAPKAISGWYLRGDLGYDISTKGGIKAVDTADNRVARSFDLDKGLAPSIGVGYHFNDYLRADVTAGYSRQDVNGFPAKLRSWDVMANAYVDIGNLAGVTPYLGAGLGVANVRYSIDSSYGDIKSDDDYRFAWALMAGIAVDLTENVKLDLGYRYGVINGGNVASGGGVTLSDKDIKSHQLRAGLRVATW